The following proteins come from a genomic window of Streptomyces liliiviolaceus:
- a CDS encoding HD domain-containing protein, with product MGLTEWAYSLSEAMLSEPLPRRWAHSLGVAKRARSLSPILGADAELLEAAAVLHDVGYSPAIATTGFHPLDGARFLRDQEGADERVVRLVAHHSCALLEAEERGLRRDLEGEFELERPDLVDALVYCDMTTTPDGTPTTPAARLDEIVKRYGPDTIVGRFIQRASPEIYAASERVESRLVLVSADG from the coding sequence ATGGGACTGACTGAGTGGGCTTACTCGCTCTCCGAAGCGATGCTGTCCGAACCGTTGCCGCGCCGGTGGGCGCACTCTCTCGGGGTCGCCAAGCGTGCTCGCTCGTTGAGCCCGATCCTGGGAGCCGATGCGGAGCTGCTGGAAGCCGCGGCCGTGCTGCATGACGTCGGGTACTCGCCGGCCATCGCCACCACGGGCTTTCACCCACTGGATGGCGCGCGATTTCTCCGGGATCAGGAGGGAGCGGACGAGCGTGTCGTTCGTCTCGTGGCTCACCACTCTTGCGCGCTGCTGGAAGCCGAGGAACGCGGATTGAGGCGTGACCTAGAGGGGGAGTTCGAGCTAGAGCGGCCGGACCTGGTCGACGCCCTGGTGTACTGCGACATGACGACAACGCCCGATGGGACACCGACCACGCCGGCCGCGCGGCTGGACGAGATCGTGAAGCGGTACGGTCCCGACACGATCGTCGGGCGGTTCATTCAGCGCGCGTCTCCCGAGATCTATGCAGCGTCGGAGCGTGTTGAGAGCCGGTTGGTGCTGGTCTCTGCCGACGGTTAG
- a CDS encoding NUDIX hydrolase yields the protein MSRIDYFRDPNAPQANSVVPSVTAVVQDDSGQLLLIHKTDNDLWALPGGGHDIGESIGETVVREVSEETGIQVVVDNIVGLYTDPSHVLAYDDGEVRQQFSICFRAHPTGGSLRTSSESKEVRWVNPADLDRLDIHPSMMLRIRHGLDASRREPYIG from the coding sequence ATGAGCCGCATCGACTACTTCCGCGACCCGAACGCTCCGCAAGCCAACTCAGTGGTGCCTTCAGTCACCGCAGTTGTCCAGGACGACTCAGGGCAGCTTCTTCTCATCCATAAGACCGACAACGACCTATGGGCCCTTCCTGGCGGCGGTCACGACATTGGTGAAAGCATCGGCGAAACAGTCGTCCGGGAAGTCTCGGAAGAGACAGGAATTCAGGTTGTGGTCGACAACATCGTCGGGCTTTACACTGACCCTTCTCACGTGCTGGCGTACGACGACGGGGAAGTCCGGCAACAGTTCTCCATCTGCTTCCGGGCTCACCCCACGGGCGGTTCTCTGCGCACAAGTAGTGAATCAAAAGAGGTCCGCTGGGTAAACCCAGCGGACCTAGACCGACTCGATATCCACCCGTCGATGATGCTGCGCATTCGGCACGGCTTGGATGCATCGCGACGGGAACCCTACATTGGCTAA
- a CDS encoding AAA family ATPase: MKQEVQLLKIEARNFRAYDNLHLPNNPGGLTLVTGPNNTGKSSLLNVLDVVAMVPSETYFGRYGTQPEVRVRFSLSFRERVEAFHGVNVVAEEDAEKLLAKSDLEWVEWAFAGHDGKMVPIEIRTYLHGQERSIAKVLQDGSRFKILAPSMVLSHWDGTPNTTAGFDLETAILALSTPIVLDPLAKLLEFFLEWRRGYFHFEPLRRSRAREVSLASHERLESDGQNLAEVLLHLQHNEPEAWRHLGELLERIVPNVGQLMTPTSQGMFHVAFREKWVGGNFSHNLKDVGTGVEQVLLTLVAGLTSAAHTLVLEEPETGLHPAAQRALLSVIQDWARQGRNFFISTHSTVFLDWASSNILEVRKEGAASKVQLVSTNREKVLHALGVRLSDALSAERLLVLEGKSDELIIEQWFPHLIGDPTVAIIRGEGGDSARHVDILSKWLEQADPVGLRKVLYIRDRDELPHRLVEKLNAKDSAFLLPCREIENLLVDFVALSAHLEDCGAQRKLSPSEIETYARTVADSLQQVVVMKRTSWDLEPLRFVDNSSRNKMAKANFSREEMIARTVSQIPDKMEFADFVRTRWNENEGQIRELWERDWRILAPGYELLNSIYRRYLDRSYDKIADGPKLAAKVTPIPELVRIVESFVR, translated from the coding sequence GTGAAACAAGAAGTGCAGCTGCTGAAGATCGAGGCAAGAAATTTCAGGGCGTACGACAATCTGCATTTGCCTAATAATCCAGGTGGCTTGACGCTTGTAACTGGACCCAACAATACGGGCAAGAGCTCACTTCTAAACGTTCTAGACGTAGTCGCAATGGTGCCTTCAGAGACATATTTTGGACGCTACGGAACGCAGCCAGAAGTGCGTGTGCGCTTTTCCCTCAGTTTTCGCGAGAGGGTGGAAGCTTTCCACGGTGTAAACGTAGTTGCCGAGGAGGATGCCGAAAAGCTACTAGCCAAATCTGATCTTGAATGGGTGGAGTGGGCATTTGCAGGGCATGACGGAAAGATGGTCCCGATAGAAATCAGGACGTATCTTCACGGACAAGAAAGGTCAATTGCAAAAGTCCTTCAGGATGGATCTCGCTTCAAGATTCTCGCGCCAAGTATGGTGCTGAGCCACTGGGATGGAACTCCGAATACCACTGCCGGGTTCGATCTAGAGACAGCGATTTTGGCTCTCAGTACACCGATAGTCTTGGATCCTCTTGCCAAGCTGCTTGAATTTTTCCTGGAATGGCGGAGAGGATATTTTCATTTTGAACCCCTGCGTCGCTCGCGAGCCCGCGAGGTCTCTCTTGCTTCTCACGAGCGACTGGAAAGTGACGGTCAAAACCTTGCCGAAGTCCTTCTGCACCTGCAACATAACGAGCCTGAAGCGTGGAGACATCTAGGCGAGCTACTTGAGCGTATCGTTCCAAATGTGGGGCAACTCATGACGCCCACCTCGCAAGGTATGTTTCATGTTGCTTTCCGGGAAAAATGGGTGGGGGGTAACTTTTCGCACAACCTTAAGGACGTGGGAACGGGTGTTGAGCAGGTGCTACTAACGCTCGTGGCAGGGCTGACATCAGCAGCGCACACCCTAGTGCTGGAAGAGCCAGAGACGGGGCTACATCCAGCCGCGCAGCGTGCCTTGCTCAGTGTGATTCAAGATTGGGCACGCCAAGGACGCAATTTCTTCATCTCCACACACTCGACAGTCTTCCTCGATTGGGCATCTTCGAACATCTTGGAAGTTCGTAAGGAAGGTGCGGCTTCTAAAGTGCAGTTGGTCTCGACTAACCGCGAAAAAGTACTCCATGCGCTGGGAGTTCGCCTAAGTGACGCTCTGTCCGCTGAAAGGCTGCTCGTCCTCGAAGGGAAATCAGACGAACTGATCATTGAGCAGTGGTTTCCTCATCTAATTGGTGACCCAACCGTCGCCATTATCAGAGGTGAGGGAGGTGACAGTGCACGCCACGTCGATATCCTATCAAAATGGCTGGAGCAAGCGGACCCAGTCGGATTGCGCAAGGTTCTATATATTCGCGATCGAGACGAACTGCCTCATAGGCTCGTGGAAAAACTGAATGCGAAAGATTCAGCTTTCCTTCTGCCCTGTCGGGAAATTGAGAACCTGCTGGTTGATTTTGTTGCACTTTCAGCACACCTGGAGGATTGTGGCGCTCAAAGAAAGCTGTCGCCTAGTGAGATCGAAACGTACGCTCGCACGGTTGCCGATAGTTTGCAACAGGTTGTAGTAATGAAAAGAACATCATGGGACCTTGAGCCTCTCAGGTTCGTTGACAATAGCTCGCGAAATAAAATGGCTAAGGCGAATTTCTCCAGGGAGGAAATGATTGCGCGGACCGTCTCGCAAATTCCCGATAAAATGGAATTCGCCGATTTTGTGCGAACTCGATGGAATGAAAATGAGGGGCAGATTCGGGAGCTTTGGGAGAGGGATTGGCGCATCCTCGCTCCTGGGTATGAGCTGCTAAATTCGATCTATAGAAGGTATCTGGATAGGTCGTACGACAAAATTGCAGACGGCCCTAAGCTTGCCGCCAAAGTCACCCCTATCCCCGAACTGGTGCGAATTGTAGAATCCTTTGTGCGGTAA
- a CDS encoding DNA polymerase Y family protein, which yields MTILCVRFQLPPMYEAALPGLLGTLEEFTPVVEALPPDGALADLRGAERYFRRDVVELASLIRVRALAWHGVDCAIGAGPGPMFARMALREAAPGEIRVVPEGPLALTEFLAERPVGALPGVGTATARTLCEYGLDSIGKVAAAPLSTLQRLTTARTGRELHEKARGIDRGRVVPNAVSRSLAAERPFPRDELDPAQHRRALLSAAGELGSRLRALEKVCRTLTLTVRYADRSLTTRSRKLPEPTAHSSALTDAAYRMYEALGLQRARVRGVALRAEGLDPADQASHQLTFDPVDEKVRRLEEVAHRVREKFGAGAVVPGALAA from the coding sequence ATGACCATCCTCTGCGTACGTTTCCAACTGCCGCCGATGTACGAGGCCGCCCTGCCCGGGCTCCTCGGCACGTTGGAGGAGTTCACCCCCGTCGTCGAGGCGCTGCCGCCCGACGGGGCGCTGGCCGATCTGCGGGGCGCCGAGCGGTACTTCCGGCGGGACGTCGTGGAACTGGCCTCGCTGATCCGGGTACGGGCGCTCGCCTGGCACGGCGTCGACTGCGCGATCGGGGCGGGGCCCGGCCCGATGTTCGCGCGGATGGCCCTGCGGGAGGCCGCCCCCGGGGAGATCCGGGTGGTCCCCGAAGGCCCCCTCGCCCTCACGGAGTTCCTGGCGGAACGGCCCGTCGGGGCGCTGCCGGGAGTCGGTACGGCCACCGCCCGCACCCTGTGCGAGTACGGACTGGACAGCATCGGCAAGGTGGCCGCCGCGCCGCTGTCCACACTGCAGCGGCTCACCACCGCCCGTACCGGCCGCGAACTGCACGAGAAGGCGCGGGGCATCGACCGCGGCCGGGTCGTACCGAACGCCGTCTCCCGGTCGCTCGCCGCCGAACGGCCCTTCCCGCGCGACGAGTTGGACCCCGCGCAGCATCGGCGCGCGCTGCTCTCCGCCGCCGGGGAGCTGGGCTCGCGGCTGCGCGCCCTGGAGAAGGTGTGCCGCACGCTCACCCTCACCGTCCGCTACGCCGACCGATCGCTGACCACCCGCAGCCGGAAGCTCCCCGAGCCGACCGCCCACTCCTCCGCGCTCACCGATGCCGCGTACCGCATGTACGAGGCGCTGGGCCTGCAGCGGGCCCGGGTCCGTGGTGTGGCTCTGCGGGCCGAGGGGCTCGACCCCGCCGACCAGGCCTCGCACCAGCTCACGTTCGATCCCGTGGACGAGAAGGTGCGGCGCCTTGAGGAGGTGGCGCACCGGGTGCGGGAGAAGTTCGGGGCGGGGGCGGTGGTGCCGGGGGCGCTTGCGGCGTAG
- a CDS encoding RRQRL motif-containing zinc-binding protein gives MSYSYAKCFDPSGARHGIPTFPWRCAPDGYATRRQLRARGLRPGGQPVAGQVLRPRYRRGPLVAYLYRLDCAKPVRPMTPAKRAALAKANTARRTCPQCRRDAGYVIPTSLGVCVPCAYPEDEQRAA, from the coding sequence ATGTCGTACTCCTACGCGAAGTGCTTCGACCCGTCCGGCGCCCGCCACGGGATCCCCACCTTCCCGTGGCGCTGCGCCCCGGACGGCTACGCCACCCGCCGGCAGCTCCGTGCCCGCGGTCTGCGCCCTGGTGGGCAGCCGGTCGCGGGGCAGGTGCTGCGTCCGCGCTACCGGCGCGGCCCGCTGGTCGCCTACCTCTACCGACTCGACTGCGCCAAGCCCGTCCGCCCGATGACGCCGGCGAAACGGGCCGCGCTCGCCAAGGCCAACACCGCGCGCCGCACCTGCCCGCAGTGCCGGCGGGATGCCGGCTACGTCATCCCCACCTCGCTCGGGGTGTGCGTGCCCTGCGCCTACCCCGAGGACGAACAGCGCGCCGCCTGA
- a CDS encoding helix-turn-helix domain-containing protein, with translation MANERLRGAIVDLGLTLDEVAERLGVAPKTVERWINDPERKPYRRFQYATASLLKCEVSYLWPDERTSAEVTASGNAELVRLYPHRSVVMQTLWTNLYSKSTRQFDVLVYSGFWLTEDATFHRIVKEKSADGVPIRFMLGEPTSSAVAVRGEDEGIGATMGGKIRNALINYGPLFRLPGVEFRLHSTTLYNSIYRADDEMLANGHLYGVGAYMAPVLHLRRVPGGELFDSYAESVERVWESARPISTPADWEGTHS, from the coding sequence ATGGCGAACGAGCGACTGCGCGGCGCCATAGTGGACTTGGGCCTGACCCTTGATGAGGTTGCCGAGCGGCTCGGGGTCGCGCCCAAGACGGTTGAGCGATGGATCAACGACCCCGAGCGCAAGCCGTACCGGCGCTTCCAGTACGCGACCGCCTCACTACTAAAGTGCGAAGTGTCGTACCTATGGCCTGACGAACGCACCTCGGCCGAGGTCACGGCTTCTGGTAATGCGGAGTTAGTCAGGCTCTATCCACACCGGTCCGTCGTGATGCAGACGCTGTGGACGAACCTCTACTCCAAATCGACGCGACAATTCGACGTGCTGGTGTACTCCGGATTTTGGCTCACAGAAGACGCGACATTCCATCGCATCGTGAAAGAAAAGTCCGCCGATGGAGTCCCGATCCGCTTCATGCTGGGAGAGCCGACGTCGTCCGCTGTAGCAGTGCGCGGGGAAGACGAGGGAATCGGCGCGACAATGGGAGGGAAGATCCGGAACGCCCTAATCAACTACGGCCCGCTCTTCCGTCTCCCGGGGGTGGAATTTCGCCTACATAGCACCACCCTATACAACTCGATCTATCGAGCCGATGACGAGATGCTGGCGAATGGTCACCTCTACGGCGTCGGCGCCTACATGGCCCCTGTACTGCACCTGCGACGCGTCCCCGGCGGAGAACTCTTCGACTCCTACGCTGAGAGTGTTGAGAGGGTCTGGGAGTCCGCCCGGCCTATCTCCACGCCGGCCGATTGGGAAGGCACGCACTCATGA
- a CDS encoding esterase/lipase family protein, which translates to MLPWKHLLRPLSALLLTAVVTIVPATTATAAGTDRAATATSRGWNDYSCKPSAAHPRPVVLVHGTFANSVDNWLGLAPYLVSRDYCVYALDYGQLPGVPLVHGLGPIDKSAEQLKVFVDKVLAATGAAKADLVGHSQGGMMPRHYLKFLGGAAKVNALVGIAPDNHGTTLNGLAKLVTHFPGASEVLSAATPALADQVAGSAFLTRLNAGGDTVPGVRYTVIATRYDEVVTPYRSQFLDGPNVRNILIQDLCALDLSEHAAIGLVDRIAFHEVANALDPSRATPTTCLSAVS; encoded by the coding sequence ATGCTGCCCTGGAAGCACCTGCTCAGACCGCTGTCGGCGCTGCTGCTGACCGCGGTGGTCACGATCGTCCCCGCCACCACGGCCACCGCCGCCGGCACCGACCGGGCCGCGACCGCGACCAGCAGAGGCTGGAACGACTACTCCTGCAAGCCGTCCGCCGCCCACCCGCGCCCCGTCGTCCTCGTCCACGGCACCTTCGCCAACTCCGTCGACAACTGGCTGGGCCTCGCGCCCTATCTGGTCAGCCGCGACTACTGCGTCTACGCCCTCGACTACGGGCAGCTTCCCGGCGTACCGCTCGTCCACGGGCTCGGTCCCATCGACAAGTCGGCGGAGCAGCTGAAGGTCTTCGTCGACAAGGTGCTCGCCGCTACCGGGGCGGCCAAGGCGGACCTCGTCGGCCACTCGCAGGGCGGCATGATGCCACGCCACTACCTGAAGTTCCTCGGCGGCGCCGCCAAGGTGAACGCCCTCGTCGGTATCGCCCCCGACAACCACGGCACCACCCTGAACGGACTGGCCAAGCTGGTCACGCACTTCCCCGGCGCGAGCGAGGTGCTCTCGGCGGCCACTCCGGCCCTGGCCGACCAGGTGGCCGGCTCCGCGTTCCTCACGCGGCTCAACGCGGGCGGCGACACCGTGCCGGGCGTCCGCTACACGGTCATCGCCACCCGGTACGACGAGGTCGTCACGCCGTACCGCTCACAGTTCCTCGACGGCCCGAACGTACGCAACATCCTGATCCAGGACCTGTGCGCGCTCGACCTCTCCGAGCACGCGGCGATCGGACTCGTCGACCGCATCGCCTTCCACGAGGTCGCCAACGCCCTGGACCCGTCCCGAGCCACCCCCACGACCTGCCTGTCGGCGGTCAGCTAG
- the traA gene encoding plasmid transfer protein TraA, producing the protein MASNNAGQRNGGPSASAQARNFARHQAQQPYQRPNNGNSNHGKGNKFTNAGAAVGGFVGAMGGSFVPPVNITVNNNRARGNSGRRGHETLLPAPDFSSPALIRNYCNTLRAAAVTLSIEVAMGAEILNGVLAAVPDPEGRAFGSRLRAAKVSRKMRRASDDLRHAAKSAAAAYATFQQEYEEEINRVRHRARKPQAPVIDWSQQ; encoded by the coding sequence GTGGCTTCAAACAACGCGGGCCAGCGCAACGGCGGCCCGAGCGCTTCCGCGCAGGCCCGCAACTTCGCCCGACACCAGGCGCAGCAGCCGTACCAGAGGCCCAACAACGGCAACAGCAACCACGGCAAGGGCAACAAGTTCACCAACGCGGGAGCAGCGGTCGGAGGGTTCGTCGGCGCGATGGGCGGCTCGTTCGTCCCGCCCGTCAACATCACCGTGAACAACAACCGGGCCCGCGGCAACAGCGGCCGGCGCGGGCACGAAACCCTGCTCCCCGCACCGGACTTCAGCTCTCCCGCGCTGATCCGCAACTACTGCAACACCCTGCGCGCGGCTGCGGTGACCTTGTCCATCGAGGTGGCCATGGGTGCGGAGATTTTGAACGGCGTGCTTGCGGCGGTGCCGGACCCGGAGGGCCGCGCGTTCGGCTCCCGCCTGCGTGCGGCCAAGGTGTCGCGCAAGATGCGCCGCGCCTCCGACGACCTGCGCCACGCGGCCAAGAGCGCGGCTGCGGCCTACGCGACGTTCCAGCAGGAGTACGAGGAAGAGATCAACCGCGTCCGCCACCGGGCCCGCAAACCGCAGGCGCCCGTCATCGACTGGTCGCAGCAGTAA
- a CDS encoding DUF2637 domain-containing protein has product MSAAARVDASLTPVETASTPAAVDHAITALAAVLTVLLTAVAFWLSYEHLQEVAARHGMQEAVARSWAWPATVDLFIVIGELLILRASLAHRVDWWAIGLVTAGDGASIALNVAGVGEGAGVLNYVVAAVPPVAALLAFGALMRQVHAYLARRASTGVNVPPPGVEAPSTPVMVSVDRPTAPPAAPAVPVPAAVAAPMAVEAASTPVTTDPVPVDTASAPVDLCAPVIYPNRVDQLVRALYGTDFTQPSTARMTQAMAAAGLGTSESTARTARGRVKTREPHLADLPTALTG; this is encoded by the coding sequence GTGAGCGCCGCGGCTCGCGTCGACGCGTCGTTGACGCCCGTCGAAACTGCGTCGACGCCCGCCGCGGTGGACCATGCGATCACCGCTCTCGCCGCGGTGCTCACGGTGCTGTTGACGGCGGTGGCGTTCTGGCTCTCCTACGAGCACTTGCAGGAAGTCGCCGCCCGTCACGGCATGCAAGAGGCGGTCGCCCGGTCGTGGGCGTGGCCGGCCACGGTGGATCTGTTCATCGTGATCGGTGAGCTGTTGATCCTGCGGGCTTCGCTGGCGCACCGGGTCGACTGGTGGGCGATCGGCCTGGTCACCGCAGGTGACGGCGCTTCCATCGCGCTGAACGTGGCGGGAGTCGGTGAGGGTGCCGGGGTCCTGAACTATGTGGTGGCCGCGGTTCCTCCGGTGGCCGCGCTGCTGGCGTTCGGTGCGCTGATGCGGCAGGTGCATGCCTACCTTGCCCGCCGTGCGTCGACGGGCGTCAACGTCCCGCCGCCGGGCGTCGAAGCACCCTCGACGCCCGTCATGGTGAGCGTCGACCGCCCGACTGCCCCGCCGGCTGCCCCCGCGGTTCCGGTGCCTGCGGCCGTGGCTGCGCCGATGGCTGTGGAGGCTGCGTCGACGCCCGTCACCACGGATCCGGTCCCCGTCGACACCGCGTCGGCGCCCGTCGACCTGTGCGCCCCGGTGATCTACCCGAACCGGGTCGATCAGTTGGTGCGCGCCCTGTACGGCACCGACTTCACGCAGCCGAGCACGGCCCGCATGACACAGGCCATGGCCGCGGCGGGTCTCGGGACGTCGGAGTCGACGGCCCGCACCGCCCGCGGACGGGTCAAGACCCGCGAGCCGCACCTCGCAGACCTCCCGACCGCGCTCACCGGCTGA
- a CDS encoding lytic polysaccharide monooxygenase auxiliary activity family 9 protein, with protein sequence MPARHQAAARIATVVAVGVAPLALTALAAAPAVAHGSMTDPVSRVAGCFAEGPENPKSAACKAAVAAGGTQALYDWNGVNIANAAGKSKEIIPDGKLCSAGNDKFKGLDLARADWPATQLTSGNRTFRYKGTAPHKGSFELYVTKDGYDPAKPLKWSDLESTPFLKVTDPKLENGDYVFSGVVPVKSGRHLIYSIWQRSDSPEAFYTCSDVVFGEGGAGAEASAAPAASAPSDEDIADGADESSVEHGGHGDDDPKTQASVTAAAGTKSDPDSGAGAEETAGAAEAETEPGSGNGAEPAGASANLAETGGSDSTAYLAVGGAGALALGAAAMFASVRRRAAAGK encoded by the coding sequence ATGCCCGCTCGCCACCAGGCAGCCGCCCGTATCGCCACCGTCGTCGCGGTCGGCGTCGCCCCGCTCGCGCTGACCGCGCTCGCCGCCGCTCCCGCCGTCGCCCACGGCTCGATGACGGACCCGGTGAGCCGGGTCGCGGGCTGCTTCGCGGAGGGTCCGGAGAACCCGAAGTCCGCCGCCTGCAAGGCGGCGGTCGCGGCCGGCGGCACACAGGCCCTCTACGACTGGAACGGCGTCAACATCGCCAACGCCGCCGGGAAGTCGAAGGAGATCATCCCCGACGGGAAGCTGTGCAGCGCCGGCAACGACAAGTTCAAGGGCCTCGACCTGGCCCGCGCCGACTGGCCCGCCACGCAGCTGACCTCGGGCAACCGCACCTTCCGCTACAAGGGGACCGCCCCGCACAAGGGGTCGTTCGAGCTGTACGTCACCAAGGACGGGTACGACCCGGCGAAGCCGCTGAAGTGGTCGGACCTGGAGTCGACGCCGTTCCTCAAGGTCACCGACCCGAAGCTGGAGAACGGCGACTACGTCTTCAGCGGGGTCGTCCCGGTCAAGTCGGGCCGCCACCTCATCTACTCGATCTGGCAGCGCTCCGATTCCCCCGAGGCCTTCTACACCTGCTCGGACGTCGTCTTCGGCGAGGGCGGCGCGGGTGCGGAGGCCTCCGCGGCCCCGGCCGCGTCGGCGCCGTCCGACGAGGACATCGCGGACGGTGCGGACGAGTCGTCCGTGGAGCACGGCGGGCACGGGGACGACGACCCCAAGACCCAGGCCTCGGTCACGGCCGCCGCGGGCACGAAGTCGGACCCGGACTCCGGGGCCGGGGCCGAGGAGACGGCCGGAGCCGCCGAGGCCGAGACCGAGCCCGGCTCCGGGAACGGTGCCGAACCCGCCGGTGCGTCGGCGAACCTCGCCGAGACCGGGGGGTCCGACTCGACCGCGTACCTCGCGGTGGGTGGGGCGGGGGCGCTGGCCCTCGGGGCGGCGGCGATGTTCGCGTCCGTCCGCCGGAGGGCTGCCGCCGGCAAGTAG
- a CDS encoding GntR family transcriptional regulator codes for MSDASPRGTYLVIAEVLREQIVEGESLPSEAALMRSHGVSRNTIRRALKTLEAEGVVEAAPGIGWRPAGSGDRRSLADRMNDVITEDSLKVGDTYPSEAKLCERFDASRTAVRRILAQMEGTGLLATVHGKGRTVRALPTPASRP; via the coding sequence GTGTCAGACGCCAGTCCGCGAGGGACCTATTTGGTCATTGCGGAGGTGCTGCGAGAGCAGATCGTAGAGGGAGAGTCGTTGCCTTCGGAGGCAGCCCTCATGCGCTCTCACGGTGTCTCGCGGAACACTATCCGTCGCGCGCTCAAGACGCTCGAAGCGGAGGGCGTTGTCGAGGCTGCACCCGGCATCGGATGGCGTCCCGCTGGGAGCGGTGACCGCCGGTCGCTTGCCGATCGCATGAACGACGTGATCACGGAAGACTCTCTGAAAGTAGGCGATACCTACCCGTCAGAGGCGAAGCTGTGCGAGCGGTTCGACGCATCCCGAACCGCTGTGCGTCGCATCCTTGCGCAGATGGAAGGGACCGGCCTGCTCGCTACTGTTCACGGGAAGGGGCGCACGGTGCGCGCCCTCCCGACTCCCGCCTCGCGGCCGTAG